A single genomic interval of Romboutsia ilealis harbors:
- a CDS encoding SpoIVB peptidase S55 domain-containing protein, whose translation MKGKKIIVSLILISCFISFGYYYKRVYLSNSIEAINMRTENKKYVYPLGEIVGIKATTDGVLVIGYEDIEYIGGIEKGDNIIAINDIKIENVQDISRILEDINKDEIKVTLIRDEKFIDENIKLKKDGENKRLGLWVRDKISGIGTLTFYDPQESVFKGIGHAITDSDTNELLKIKQGYIYEPKNLNIEKGTNKKSGYLYGDFDLKNPIGEFKYNSNFGITGIYNSEKKKSTQLMEVGSEKDIKLGKAYILLEDQNQNIVSYDVNINDISTGKQSTRQISIEVTDDRLINYTGGIIQGMSGAPIIQNNKIIGAVTHVIKDNSKKGYGIFIDEMIKLENK comes from the coding sequence ATGAAAGGTAAAAAAATTATAGTATCTTTAATTTTAATTAGTTGTTTTATATCATTTGGATATTATTATAAAAGAGTGTATTTAAGTAATAGTATAGAAGCTATAAATATGAGAACTGAGAATAAAAAATATGTATATCCTTTAGGAGAGATTGTAGGTATAAAAGCAACTACAGATGGAGTTTTAGTTATAGGATATGAAGATATAGAGTATATAGGTGGTATAGAAAAGGGCGATAATATAATAGCTATAAATGATATAAAAATTGAAAATGTTCAAGATATATCTAGAATATTAGAAGATATCAATAAAGATGAAATTAAGGTAACTTTAATAAGAGATGAAAAGTTTATTGATGAAAATATAAAATTAAAAAAGGATGGAGAAAATAAAAGATTAGGATTATGGGTAAGGGATAAAATATCAGGAATAGGCACGCTTACATTTTATGATCCACAAGAATCTGTGTTTAAAGGTATTGGTCATGCAATAACAGATTCTGATACGAATGAGTTGCTTAAAATAAAACAAGGATATATATATGAACCTAAAAATTTAAATATCGAAAAGGGAACAAACAAAAAATCAGGATATTTATATGGTGATTTTGATTTAAAAAACCCAATTGGTGAGTTTAAATATAATTCTAATTTTGGAATTACTGGAATATATAATTCAGAAAAGAAAAAATCAACTCAGTTAATGGAAGTAGGTAGTGAAAAAGATATAAAATTAGGAAAAGCGTATATATTATTAGAAGATCAAAACCAAAATATAGTAAGCTATGATGTAAATATAAATGATATATCAACAGGTAAACAAAGCACTAGACAAATTTCAATAGAAGTTACGGATGATAGATTAATTAATTATACAGGTGGTATTATTCAAGGGATGAGTGGTGCTCCTATAATACAAAATAATAAGATTATTGGAGCTGTAACTCATGTAATTAAAGATAATTCTAAAAAAGGATATGGTATTTTTATAGATGAAATGATAAAATTAGAGAATAAGTAA
- the dxs gene encoding 1-deoxy-D-xylulose-5-phosphate synthase, which yields MYKYLDKVNSPQDIKNMTVDELDLLAKDIRKFLVRSVSQTGGHLASNLGVVELTLALHKVFDSPKDKIVWDVGHQSYVHKIITGRKDNFKSLRQFNGMSGFPKESECEHDIFDTGHSSTSISVAQGIACARDIKKEESDVIAVIGDGSITGGMALEALNHVGYTNTDMIIILNDNEMSIDKNVGGMSRYLSSIIRNSTVNKVKDEVEKILQVSPGGNIISKTANKVKDSIISKFIPQECSLFESIGIKYYGPVDGHNTKEIIESLNKAKSKKGPVLLHVITKKGKGYRYAEEQPDKYHGVSKFDIKNGIKASNSVSISNQVGQKLSEMANENENIVAITAAMPSGTGLNIFEKNHPNRYYDVGIAEQHATTFAAGLAKNGMKPYFAVYSSFLQRAYDQIIHDVCITSKPVTFLIDRAGIVGNDGETHHGMFDLSYLNNVPNITVMAPKDSKELDLMLELSLKINSPVAIRYPRGNSYYLEVGSYDPINLYSYEILCQGKDIVILAIGSMVKNALEARDILLEDGINPTIVNARFLKPIDKELLDRLFKDHKKVVTIEDNVITGGFSTNINKFIIDNKYDIDITNIALPEEFIPHGSADEIYNSIGLSPIKIAEKIKSL from the coding sequence ATGTATAAATATTTAGACAAAGTAAATTCTCCACAAGACATAAAAAATATGACTGTAGATGAATTAGATTTGCTAGCAAAAGATATAAGAAAGTTTTTAGTCAGATCTGTATCACAAACAGGTGGACATTTAGCATCTAATTTAGGAGTGGTAGAATTGACTTTAGCATTACATAAGGTATTTGATAGCCCTAAAGATAAAATTGTATGGGATGTTGGTCATCAATCTTATGTGCATAAAATTATTACAGGTAGAAAAGATAATTTCAAAAGTCTTAGACAATTTAATGGAATGAGCGGTTTTCCTAAAGAATCTGAATGTGAACATGATATATTTGATACAGGTCATAGTAGTACGTCTATATCAGTCGCTCAAGGGATTGCTTGTGCTAGAGATATAAAAAAAGAAGAAAGTGATGTTATAGCAGTAATAGGTGATGGGTCTATAACTGGAGGAATGGCGCTTGAGGCATTAAATCATGTAGGATATACAAATACTGATATGATAATAATTCTAAATGACAATGAAATGTCTATAGATAAAAATGTTGGAGGAATGTCTAGATATTTATCTAGTATAATAAGAAATTCCACTGTTAATAAAGTAAAAGATGAAGTGGAAAAGATATTACAAGTATCTCCAGGAGGTAATATAATATCTAAAACAGCAAATAAGGTTAAAGATAGTATTATTAGTAAATTTATACCCCAAGAATGTTCTTTATTTGAATCTATAGGGATAAAATATTATGGTCCAGTAGATGGTCATAATACTAAAGAAATTATAGAGAGTTTAAATAAAGCTAAATCTAAAAAAGGACCAGTACTATTACATGTAATAACTAAAAAAGGTAAGGGGTATCGATATGCAGAAGAACAACCAGATAAATACCATGGAGTATCAAAGTTTGATATAAAAAATGGTATAAAAGCTTCTAATTCTGTTTCAATATCTAATCAAGTTGGTCAAAAGCTTAGTGAAATGGCAAATGAAAATGAAAATATAGTTGCAATAACTGCAGCTATGCCATCTGGAACAGGGCTTAATATATTTGAAAAAAATCATCCTAATAGATACTATGATGTTGGAATAGCAGAACAGCATGCTACTACATTTGCTGCAGGGTTAGCTAAAAATGGTATGAAACCTTATTTTGCAGTATATTCATCATTTTTACAAAGAGCATATGATCAAATTATACATGATGTTTGTATAACAAGTAAGCCGGTAACATTTTTAATAGATAGGGCAGGTATTGTTGGTAATGATGGAGAAACACATCATGGAATGTTTGATTTAAGCTACTTAAATAATGTACCTAATATAACTGTAATGGCACCAAAGGATAGCAAAGAGTTAGATTTAATGTTAGAATTATCTTTAAAAATAAACTCACCAGTTGCAATTAGGTATCCAAGAGGAAATAGTTACTATTTAGAGGTTGGCTCTTACGATCCTATAAATTTATACAGTTATGAAATATTATGTCAAGGAAAAGATATAGTTATATTAGCTATTGGAAGTATGGTAAAAAATGCATTAGAAGCGAGAGATATATTATTAGAAGATGGCATAAATCCAACTATAGTTAATGCTAGATTTTTAAAACCTATAGATAAAGAATTATTAGATAGACTATTTAAAGATCATAAAAAAGTAGTAACTATAGAAGATAATGTGATAACTGGTGGATTTTCAACCAATATAAATAAATTTATTATAGATAATAAGTATGATATAGATATAACTAATATAGCTTTACCGGAAGAATTTATACCTCACGGAAGTGCGGATGAAATATATAATAGTATCGGATTATCACCAATTAAAATAGCAGAGAAAATAAAAAGTTTATAA
- the spo0A gene encoding sporulation transcription factor Spo0A, which yields MGGILVNEKIKIVLADDNKDFCQVLKEYLSNESDIEILGIAKDGIEALDLVKKTQPDLLVLDVIMPHLDGLGVIEKLNSMNLPKMPKIIVLSAVGQDKITQSAINLGADYYIVKPFDFVIFINRIRELVTNKTNHIEAKPRTHADIQMTRSDFVRNAGNIETEITNIIHEIGVPAHIKGYLYLREAIKMVIENVELLGAVTKELYLSIAKKFNTTPSRVERAIRHAIEVAWSRGKVDTINQLFGYTVHNTKGKPTNSEFIAMIADKLRLEHSMVK from the coding sequence ATAGGGGGAATTTTAGTGAACGAGAAAATAAAAATAGTATTAGCAGACGATAATAAGGACTTTTGTCAGGTATTAAAGGAATATTTATCAAATGAAAGCGATATAGAAATATTAGGTATAGCAAAAGATGGTATAGAAGCTTTAGATTTAGTTAAAAAGACTCAACCAGATTTACTAGTATTAGATGTTATAATGCCACACTTAGATGGTTTAGGAGTAATAGAAAAATTAAACTCTATGAACCTTCCTAAAATGCCAAAAATAATAGTTTTATCTGCAGTAGGTCAAGATAAGATAACTCAATCTGCTATAAATTTAGGTGCAGATTATTATATAGTTAAGCCTTTTGACTTTGTCATATTCATAAATAGAATAAGAGAGTTAGTGACGAATAAGACAAATCATATTGAAGCTAAGCCAAGAACACATGCGGATATACAAATGACTAGAAGTGATTTTGTAAGAAATGCAGGGAATATAGAGACTGAAATAACAAATATAATACATGAAATAGGGGTTCCAGCACATATAAAAGGATATTTATATTTAAGAGAAGCTATAAAAATGGTTATAGAAAATGTTGAGCTTTTAGGAGCTGTAACTAAAGAATTATACCTAAGTATAGCTAAGAAGTTCAATACTACTCCAAGTAGAGTAGAAAGAGCTATAAGACATGCGATAGAAGTTGCATGGAGTAGAGGTAAAGTTGATACTATAAACCAATTATTTGGATATACAGTTCATAATACTAAAGGAAAACCAACAAACTCTGAGTTTATAGCTATGATTGCAGATAAATTAAGATTAGAGCATAGTATGGTTAAATAA
- the steA gene encoding putative cytokinetic ring protein SteA, whose protein sequence is MKVQAPIKVDRKTKRLAKRLTGGEIAVINHVDIDEVAANSLVEGKIKLVINAAESISGRYPNKGPGILTENNILIIDNVGEELFHNLTEGQIIEVIDGNIYRDGELLGNGEVLGKQEVSEKLKKAYENLSVELDRFIDNTIDYAKKEKGFILGEVEIPHVKTNYANKHVLIVVRGQDYKQDLSTIISYIEEMKPILVGVDGGADALLEFGYTPDVIVGDMDSVSDEALKKAKEIIVHAYTDGRAPGLKRVNDLGLDAIVFPAPGTSEDIAMLIAYEYKAELIVALGTHSNMIDFLEKGRKGMASTFLVRLKIGAKLIDAKGVNLLYRSKLKMKYIWALIATALFPILIIASFTPSVKQFIHLMQLKIKFLLQM, encoded by the coding sequence ATGAAAGTCCAAGCACCTATAAAGGTGGATAGAAAAACTAAGAGACTTGCTAAAAGGCTTACCGGTGGAGAGATAGCGGTTATAAATCATGTAGACATAGATGAGGTTGCTGCAAACTCTTTAGTAGAAGGTAAGATTAAGCTTGTAATTAATGCAGCAGAGTCTATAAGTGGAAGATATCCAAATAAAGGACCAGGTATATTAACAGAAAATAACATACTAATAATAGATAATGTAGGAGAAGAGTTATTTCATAATTTAACTGAAGGTCAAATAATAGAAGTTATAGATGGAAATATATATAGAGATGGAGAACTTTTAGGAAATGGTGAGGTATTAGGTAAGCAAGAGGTTTCAGAAAAGTTAAAAAAAGCATACGAAAACTTATCAGTAGAATTAGATAGATTTATAGACAATACTATAGATTATGCTAAAAAAGAAAAAGGATTTATATTAGGAGAAGTTGAGATTCCGCATGTTAAAACAAACTATGCAAATAAACATGTACTAATAGTTGTAAGAGGTCAAGATTATAAGCAAGACCTAAGTACAATAATATCGTATATAGAAGAAATGAAACCAATTTTAGTTGGTGTTGATGGTGGAGCAGATGCCTTACTTGAGTTTGGGTATACTCCAGATGTAATAGTTGGAGACATGGATAGTGTAAGTGACGAAGCATTAAAAAAAGCGAAAGAAATAATAGTACATGCATATACAGATGGTAGAGCACCAGGATTAAAAAGAGTAAATGATTTAGGACTAGATGCTATAGTTTTTCCTGCGCCAGGAACTAGTGAAGATATAGCTATGCTTATTGCTTATGAATATAAAGCAGAACTTATAGTTGCTTTAGGAACACATTCAAATATGATTGATTTCCTAGAAAAGGGCAGAAAAGGTATGGCAAGTACATTTTTAGTTAGATTAAAAATCGGTGCTAAATTAATAGATGCAAAGGGTGTTAATTTATTGTATAGAAGTAAATTAAAGATGAAATATATTTGGGCATTAATAGCAACAGCTTTATTCCCAATACTTATAATTGCATCTTTTACACCTAGCGTAAAACAATTTATACATTTGATGCAATTAAAGATAAAGTTTTTATTACAAATGTAA
- the recN gene encoding DNA repair protein RecN has protein sequence MILELYMKNCALVEELRLGIDQNLNILTGETGSGKSIIIDALGLCLGEKYDRSFLRKGAEKGVIETVFHSESSNLKKVLQENDLDLDEDNLLVITRVIYSDGKSVARVNGRTVKLSILKDIASTLIDIHGQHQNQALFNKETHLDFLDLFGEIELEKYKKEYKYIYDEYSEVKKALNILTENKDDMQIQREIDLLKFQINEIESANLSKDEYEDLLKQRDVYRNSEKIYSNLNLAYQNLYDGSVNSVDLIGNAVKELSLISQYDKTLSDYNNDIERIMYEIQDISREIRNYKENIDFEPYELEQIESRVDEINNLRRKYGDSIEDIFEYYEKIKSRLEEILNRDEKVEELKLEIIKLEKTLKNKADELTRARKEVALKLEEVLLVELKSLNMKNVVFKVNFEEAVFNIKGQDDIEFMISFNLGEDIKPIYKVASGGEMSRFMLAFKTILADIDQIDTLVFDEIDTGISGIAAQIVGEKLSNIGKKKQIICITHLPQIAATADTHYCIEKSTSNERTFTTIRKLDNNQRKDEIARLIAGSNITEKTMEHATEIIELAKRSL, from the coding sequence TTGATCCTTGAGTTATATATGAAAAACTGTGCACTAGTTGAAGAATTAAGATTAGGAATAGATCAAAATTTAAATATATTAACTGGTGAAACAGGTTCAGGGAAGTCTATAATAATAGATGCACTAGGATTATGTCTAGGTGAAAAATATGATAGATCCTTTTTAAGAAAGGGTGCAGAAAAAGGCGTAATAGAAACTGTATTTCATTCAGAAAGTAGCAACTTAAAAAAAGTTTTACAAGAAAATGATTTAGACCTAGATGAAGATAATTTATTAGTAATAACTAGAGTTATATATTCTGATGGTAAAAGTGTTGCTAGAGTTAATGGGAGAACGGTTAAATTATCTATATTAAAAGATATCGCATCTACATTAATAGATATACATGGACAACATCAGAATCAAGCGCTATTCAATAAAGAAACTCATTTAGATTTCTTAGATCTGTTTGGAGAGATTGAGTTAGAAAAATATAAAAAAGAATACAAATATATATATGATGAATATAGTGAAGTTAAAAAAGCATTAAATATATTAACTGAAAATAAAGATGATATGCAGATACAAAGAGAAATAGATTTGCTTAAATTTCAAATAAATGAAATAGAATCTGCAAATTTAAGCAAAGATGAATATGAAGACTTATTAAAACAAAGAGATGTATATAGAAATAGTGAAAAAATATACAGTAATCTCAATTTGGCATATCAGAATTTATATGATGGTTCTGTAAATTCTGTTGATTTAATAGGAAATGCAGTAAAAGAACTTAGTTTAATATCTCAATATGATAAAACTTTAAGTGATTATAATAATGATATAGAGAGAATTATGTATGAGATTCAGGATATATCGAGAGAAATAAGAAACTATAAAGAAAATATAGATTTTGAGCCATATGAATTGGAGCAAATCGAATCGAGAGTAGATGAAATAAATAATCTAAGAAGAAAATATGGAGACTCTATAGAAGATATATTTGAATATTATGAAAAAATAAAATCTAGATTAGAAGAAATATTAAATAGAGATGAAAAAGTAGAAGAATTAAAATTAGAAATAATAAAACTTGAAAAAACTCTTAAAAATAAAGCAGATGAACTAACAAGAGCAAGAAAAGAAGTAGCTTTAAAGTTAGAAGAAGTTTTATTAGTAGAGTTAAAGAGTTTAAATATGAAAAATGTTGTATTCAAGGTTAATTTTGAAGAAGCGGTATTTAATATAAAAGGTCAAGATGATATAGAATTTATGATATCTTTCAACTTAGGAGAAGATATAAAGCCTATATATAAAGTTGCATCAGGTGGAGAAATGTCTAGATTTATGCTTGCATTTAAGACGATACTTGCAGATATTGACCAAATAGATACATTAGTATTTGATGAAATAGATACAGGAATAAGTGGTATAGCAGCTCAGATAGTCGGAGAAAAGCTTAGTAATATAGGTAAGAAAAAACAAATTATATGTATAACACATTTACCGCAAATTGCTGCTACAGCAGACACTCATTATTGCATAGAAAAAAGTACATCAAATGAAAGAACATTCACAACTATAAGGAAGTTAGATAATAATCAAAGAAAAGATGAAATAGCAAGACTTATAGCTGGAAGTAATATAACAGAGAAAACAATGGAACATGCTACTGAAATAATAGAATTAGCAAAAAGAAGCCTATAA
- a CDS encoding polyprenyl synthetase family protein, with protein MEFKQTLKQRANQVESLLKEYMPSEEGYQKTIMESMNYSLSAGGKRLRPILTMEACKVVGGNVEDVIPFAMAIEMIHTYSLIHDDLPALDNDDLRRGKKTNHIVYGEDMAILAGDALLNYAFEVMLSNSIDKENPNKYLKAMNEIAKTSGIYGMIGGQVVDIQSENKQISKEKLDYIHNNKTAAIIIGCMRAGAIIGDAKQEQLDKITKYAKNIGLSFQIVDDILDIVGDESKLGKKVGSDIENHKSTYPSLIGLDESKNIAYDLIQEAKDSINSINKETKFLSDLADYIIDREY; from the coding sequence ATGGAATTTAAACAAACCTTAAAACAAAGGGCAAATCAAGTTGAGAGTTTATTAAAAGAATATATGCCATCTGAAGAAGGTTACCAAAAAACTATAATGGAGTCTATGAATTACAGTTTAAGTGCAGGTGGAAAGAGATTAAGACCAATATTAACAATGGAAGCTTGTAAAGTAGTAGGCGGTAATGTAGAAGATGTTATACCTTTTGCTATGGCAATCGAAATGATACATACATATTCACTTATACATGATGACTTGCCAGCACTAGATAATGATGATTTAAGAAGAGGTAAAAAAACAAATCATATAGTATATGGAGAAGATATGGCAATACTTGCTGGAGATGCTCTTTTAAACTATGCTTTTGAGGTTATGTTATCAAATTCAATAGATAAAGAAAATCCAAATAAATATTTAAAGGCTATGAATGAAATTGCCAAAACTTCTGGTATATATGGTATGATAGGTGGACAGGTTGTTGATATTCAAAGTGAAAATAAACAAATATCAAAAGAAAAGTTAGACTATATACATAATAATAAAACAGCAGCTATAATAATTGGATGTATGAGAGCAGGAGCTATAATAGGTGATGCTAAACAAGAACAATTAGACAAAATAACTAAATATGCGAAAAACATAGGTTTATCATTTCAAATCGTAGATGATATATTAGATATAGTAGGTGATGAATCTAAATTAGGTAAAAAAGTAGGAAGTGATATAGAAAATCACAAATCTACATATCCATCATTAATTGGTTTAGATGAATCAAAGAATATAGCATATGATTTAATACAAGAGGCTAAAGATAGTATAAATTCAATAAATAAAGAAACTAAGTTTTTAAGTGATTTAGCGGATTATATAATAGACAGAGAATATTAA
- a CDS encoding CCA tRNA nucleotidyltransferase: MEIFIPKDVSFLIDMIYENGYEAFMVGGCVRDSVLNLTPNDYDITTNAKPKEIMNIFKDYKIIDTGIKHGTVSIILNNNIYEITTYRIEGEYENNRRPKTVEFTSSIEEDLRRRDFTINAMAYNKQFGIIDKFNGLEDLQNRIIKTVGNPDERFKEDGLRMIRAIRFSSKLGFNIDENTLNGIYKNSYIIKNISTERINDEFTKILLSDNPQNIILLYKTNIFKYLGIHCNLNRDYYKELEKYINILSYCDNNLLDKLIILDYLISNEILKCIDKCEKYKYYCENIKKVNIINNLRYSNKVINYCNDIMEYMIKDIDKIDKIVIKRYLNNIGYEKLNKVFKLKLIYNVFFNNKDNVEFFKRCIKQLDEIENSKECYEIKSLEIDGKILKDLGYKGKEIGEKLSFLLDQVIKDPLLNKKDILINLLKL; encoded by the coding sequence ATGGAGATATTTATACCTAAAGATGTTAGTTTTTTAATAGATATGATATATGAAAATGGGTATGAAGCATTTATGGTAGGTGGATGTGTTAGAGATAGTGTACTTAATTTAACACCTAATGATTATGATATTACAACTAATGCAAAACCAAAAGAAATAATGAATATATTTAAAGATTATAAAATAATAGATACAGGAATAAAACATGGGACAGTATCTATTATTTTAAATAATAATATATATGAAATAACTACTTATCGAATAGAAGGAGAATATGAAAATAATAGAAGGCCTAAAACTGTAGAGTTTACATCGAGCATAGAAGAAGACCTTAGACGAAGAGATTTCACAATAAATGCAATGGCTTATAATAAACAGTTTGGAATAATAGATAAATTTAATGGATTAGAAGATTTACAAAATAGAATAATAAAGACAGTAGGAAATCCTGATGAAAGATTTAAAGAAGATGGGCTTAGAATGATAAGGGCGATTAGGTTTAGTAGTAAACTAGGCTTTAATATAGACGAAAATACATTAAATGGTATATATAAAAATTCATATATAATAAAAAATATAAGTACAGAGAGGATTAATGATGAATTTACAAAAATTCTATTAAGTGATAATCCGCAGAATATAATTCTATTGTATAAGACTAATATATTTAAGTATTTAGGAATTCATTGTAATTTAAATAGAGATTATTACAAAGAGTTAGAAAAATATATAAATATATTAAGTTATTGTGATAATAATTTACTAGATAAATTAATAATTTTAGATTATTTAATTTCAAATGAAATACTAAAATGCATTGATAAATGTGAAAAATATAAGTATTATTGTGAAAATATAAAAAAGGTAAATATTATAAATAATTTAAGATATTCAAATAAAGTAATAAATTACTGCAATGATATTATGGAATATATGATTAAAGATATTGACAAAATAGACAAGATAGTTATTAAAAGATATTTAAATAATATTGGATATGAAAAATTGAATAAAGTTTTTAAATTAAAACTAATATATAATGTATTTTTTAATAACAAAGATAATGTTGAATTTTTTAAACGGTGTATTAAGCAATTAGATGAAATAGAAAATAGCAAAGAATGTTATGAAATAAAAAGTTTAGAGATAGATGGTAAAATACTTAAAGATTTAGGATATAAAGGTAAAGAAATAGGTGAAAAATTAAGTTTTTTATTAGATCAAGTTATAAAGGATCCTTTGCTTAATAAAAAGGATATTCTAATAAATTTATTGAAGTTATAA
- the xseB gene encoding exodeoxyribonuclease VII small subunit, which translates to MNLTYEEAYNKLESILERLESKNTSLDESLSLYEEGIKLYKHCNKLLENAELKISKFSQLGIEEDFNIMEE; encoded by the coding sequence ATGAATTTGACATATGAAGAAGCCTATAATAAGCTAGAATCTATTTTAGAAAGATTAGAATCTAAAAACACTAGTTTAGATGAATCACTTAGTTTATATGAAGAAGGGATAAAGCTTTATAAACATTGTAATAAACTTTTAGAAAATGCAGAACTTAAAATAAGTAAATTTAGTCAGTTAGGTATAGAAGAAGATTTTAATATTATGGAGGAATAA
- a CDS encoding divergent PAP2 family protein, giving the protein MNFFSQIFSNKVLGISIFACFLAQFIKIFTGKEKFIQFSRLFTSGGMPSSHSSFVTSLATLVGIERGFNSTDFAIVTVFALIIMYDASGVRRAVGKQAAILNQILDDFHHKKHIEQKRLKELIGHTPKEVIFGAILGIITAIVFV; this is encoded by the coding sequence ATGAACTTTTTTTCACAAATTTTTAGTAATAAAGTCTTGGGAATAAGTATATTTGCTTGTTTTTTGGCTCAATTTATTAAAATATTTACAGGTAAAGAAAAATTTATACAATTTTCAAGATTGTTTACTTCAGGAGGAATGCCAAGCTCACATAGTTCTTTTGTAACAAGCTTAGCTACATTAGTTGGAATTGAAAGAGGATTTAACTCTACAGATTTTGCAATAGTAACTGTATTTGCATTAATAATAATGTATGATGCTTCAGGTGTTAGAAGAGCTGTTGGGAAGCAAGCTGCTATATTAAATCAAATATTAGATGATTTTCATCATAAAAAACATATAGAACAAAAAAGATTAAAAGAATTAATCGGACATACTCCAAAAGAAGTTATATTTGGAGCGATATTAGGTATAATAACAGCTATAGTTTTTGTATAA
- a CDS encoding TlyA family RNA methyltransferase yields MKKRIDLLLVEKGYFESRERAKKAIMAGVVFVNNQRCDKAGVDVDEDADILVKGDPIPYVSRGGLKLEKAMKNFDLTLEGKVCMDIGASTGGFTDCMLQNGATKVFSIDVGYGQLAWKLRQDERVVCMERTNIRHVTIEDTKEFADFASIDVSFISLKLVLPKCKELIRENGEVVALIKPQFEAGREKVGKKGVVREKSTHIEVIQMISDFAVENGFEILDLDYSPIKGPEGNIEYLIHLKVTSEPFEFNRENHNKKILEVVEASHNLSK; encoded by the coding sequence ATGAAGAAGAGAATAGATTTATTATTAGTCGAAAAAGGCTACTTTGAAAGTAGAGAAAGGGCTAAAAAGGCTATAATGGCAGGTGTTGTATTTGTAAATAATCAAAGATGTGATAAGGCTGGTGTAGATGTTGATGAAGATGCAGATATACTAGTAAAAGGAGATCCAATACCTTATGTAAGTAGAGGTGGACTTAAGCTTGAAAAAGCAATGAAAAACTTCGACTTAACATTAGAGGGTAAAGTATGTATGGATATAGGTGCATCTACTGGAGGGTTTACAGATTGCATGCTTCAAAATGGAGCTACAAAAGTATTTTCTATAGATGTAGGATATGGACAACTTGCTTGGAAACTAAGACAGGATGAAAGAGTTGTTTGTATGGAAAGAACTAATATAAGACATGTTACAATAGAGGATACAAAAGAGTTCGCGGATTTTGCTTCTATAGATGTGTCTTTTATTTCCTTAAAATTAGTACTTCCTAAGTGCAAGGAACTTATTCGTGAGAATGGAGAAGTTGTAGCACTTATAAAGCCACAATTTGAAGCTGGTAGAGAAAAGGTTGGTAAAAAAGGTGTAGTAAGAGAAAAATCGACTCATATAGAAGTTATACAAATGATATCGGATTTTGCAGTTGAAAATGGGTTTGAAATCTTAGACTTAGACTATTCTCCTATAAAAGGTCCAGAAGGTAATATAGAATACTTAATACATTTAAAAGTTACAAGTGAACCTTTTGAATTTAATAGAGAAAATCATAATAAAAAAATATTAGAAGTAGTTGAAGCTTCTCATAATTTAAGTAAATAG